Below is a window of Electrophorus electricus isolate fEleEle1 chromosome 1, fEleEle1.pri, whole genome shotgun sequence DNA.
GTCCGTGTGCCCCGTGTCTAGTCATCCAGTACGGGATGGTGACTCTCTTTGTGGCTTCCTTCCCTCTGGCTCCTCTGTTTGCACTCCTCAACAATATCATCGAGATCCGCCTCGACGCCAAGAAGTTCGTCACCGAGTCCAGGCGGCCTGTTGCTGCTCGAGCCAAAGATATCGGTTAGTACTCCACGTCTGCGCTCCGCGTCTGTCCCATCTTTTTCAGGTAAGGGGGACAGTTGGACAGGGTCAAACTGGCTAAGGTGTGGTCACTATGAACGCACCAAGCCGCGCTTCTTGTTGAACACTCGTTGAGAGTGTCAGCACGAGGTGAATCAGCAAAGGAATGAACATGTTGCTGTTCCAGCTTTTGCGGTGTGGTGTTTCCCCGTTACTGCTCTGCCTGCAGTAACATAGGATTGTTCTCTCTAGAGATTTTCCATAAATAGTACAATGCATATCAAATCTGTTCAATTCAAGTCAGTATTCATTTGACAACCTCCCACTTACATAAGTTGTAACTGATTATACTAAATACTCAGTTCATCTTCTTAAAATAGTTATGATGATCTCAGATGTTTTATCACCTTTTACTTTTACAACAGTTATTTGTTTTGACATTATGAATCAAGATGATATCTCTTGGCAATTTGGAGTCATTGTCAATTTGGTCTAATATAGGTGGGTGAAAAATTTCTGGGTAATACTTTACCACCACCTTGTGGTGACATACTGGCATTGTTACATGTATTCAATATCAGAAAGGAGGAGTTCCTCAGTGAAAAACTGGCCTGTTTGTTTAAACCAGTCTCTGTTTTCCAGGTATCTGGTACAACCTTCTAAGAGGACTAAGCAAAGTTGCAGTCATAGTGAATGTAGGTTCTCAGTTCCTAATTTCTGTGCACACATACTGACAGAAATTAGTGCTAAAAAGTACCATCAGGTGACATTTATGATCAAATCAGTTATGAAACTCTCAACTGTTCACTGccaacatttttttctctaattattattatattggtTGGGATCATAATAATGTTTGGGTTAGTGTTTGTAAGAGATTTCGTTGTTCGATGTCTCCCCTCAGGCGTTCGTGATCGCTTTCACGTCTGATTTCATCCCACGTCTGGTGTACCAGTACATGTACAGTCCTGATGGAACTCTGCACGGTTTTGTGAACCACTCCCTCTCCTACTTCAATGTCAGCGACTTCCAGAACAACACAGACCCACCACAGCCCGTGGGCTACAGAGTAGAGATTTGCAGGTGAAGGTCCAGATAGGATGAAGAGTTAAAGCACTGCGTTTTGGCATTGCATATGGTGTCCTTGTTGTGACCTTCACACTATGAACACTTTCTTTAGATACAAGGACTACAGAGATCCCCCGTGGTCAGACACTCCATATGAACTGTCGAGAGaattctggaacattctggCAGGACGCTTGGCCTTTGTCATCATTTTTCAGGTCAGTGAACGGCACTCGTCTCAAAGAAAGCATCGACGCCATTGTGTCCCAACTGATTTTGGCACTGGCCACTTTTCGGCTGTAGTTACGGTGCTCCCCTCTTTGTCTGTCCACCCAGAACGTAGTGATGCTGATGACCGACTTTTTAGACTGGCTGATCCCCGACATTCCCAAAGACATCAGCTTGCAGATCCACAAGGAGAAGAACCTGGTTGTAGAGCTGTTTATGAAAGAGGAGCAGGGCAAAAGGCTCCAGCGTAAAAGGCAGAGCACCGAAAGCCTGGTACAGTCCCGGCATGCACAGGCTAGCGACTGCTAGGCAGAGGAGGGAGCAGCACTCCCATTCCAAACCAGAGTATGCCATCACCAAGCCTGAGTccaaatataacactacagaCAGGCATACGCACTGGAGCCAGAGCCAGATAGCAAAGGATGTTACAAGGCCGCCATCTTACTCGCACAGTGGAGCttggcttgtttttttgttttgttttttgtggaaaaaaatgcaGGGATATAGTTTTTATCAATATGCAAATCATGTAGTTTCAACGGCTTTGGCAACAGACGATGAGGAGTAATTTACTGTTTGTGTAATGCAGAGAATCAGATCTTTTATGTAGTTTGTGTGACTATTGACTTTGCATTTATAGgcaacaatttatttaattttatatcgattttatttaaacaatatatCCAGTAAATATGAAATCTTTTTAAGATTGTCTAAAGACGTTTTACATGATGCCACTGGTACTAAATATGACATTCAAAGTAGTTCAAAATTGTTtgtagtcattttaaaataattattttacaaagtGACATTCTGTGAAATACTGTGCTTGGTAGTGGTAGCGACCTTTCAGGACAATTCAGACCATGACTGATGAACGTCAGAAGGCATGGAATATTTGAGAAAGCTTTTTATCAGTAAGCATCACATAAAAGGTTGCACAGTGATTTACTGCAGACTCTACTGTAAACTCAGCTGAGTTCTCTTCCCTGCATGTCTTGCTTCTGTGTCAGTCTAGCTGGAACTGAAAAAGAATGTTCATCAGGTATATGATCCTCATTTAATTCCATCACTCTggctcaaaaaaacaaaaaaacaaacaaacctgaaaTATAAGTACATGAGAAATTTTGCTGaggtaaaataaacagaacacacTAGTTACAGCTCAAGAGGCCTTATCTTTCCTGGAAAGTAACTATGCTTTACAAACCTAGATTTAGAGGTCTTTAACCATGGTTTACTccccaccctacacacacacagacacacacacacacacacacacatgtaaagtctctcctgttttctctctttgtttttaaacaattcaACAATTCCTTTGGTTTTAATCATAATCAATTTAAGGAACAatattgtgcatgtgcattacGAGGAAAACGTTATGCTTATAACACTTGGGAGACATTTTATACGATTATAAAAGTACTAAACTTGAAGTCaaattttatatgtattttgtttgaACTCACAGCATTTTGTTCTCTTCAAACTCATCAAGCACAGCACTGTTTTTGAACTCTTGTTCAGTTAATCTTCTTCTGGCTTTTTCATGCCACCAGAGGTGTTTGTCTGTCATGACTAaaatacagaatttaaaaacattgtaagCACTGTTACATTGTCTACATGGTGTACTGATCTTCAGTACTTCTGAGAAAGAAATGGctgttttgtcttattttgaAGTGCTTCTCCAAATCTTGGCAAAAGTTCAAATCTACCACATTCCAATGACTATATCATCTGAATATATTACTATACACAACTGATTATTGAAGACAGACCTGCATGTTGTATCTTAGTtcacagaataaacaaataataaataacaaataataattgtatGATCCCAAACTGATTTTAAAGctaatatgcaaaataaaataaaagcaaaacatttaattttgtttagtAAAGCTGACATTCTGATCCGCATGGAATCAGCTTTGTTTGCccctcatgttttttttcccctcccgtCATGATTTACTTGTTTCAACTTAAAAGTCCCCAACTTTTACAAACCAACACTGAACGGTACTGTGCTCTGCATGATAGTCCCAAATGTAGTCCTTTCATCTAGTAGTTCATCGTGGTAAGCTTCAGTTCATGTCttcataatgaaaataaaaacagaaaacccTGAATGTTTATATCTTTTGtatgcttttattttcaaatgGTGAGATAATGACAAAGATACCTCaaagaagaaaataacagaCATTTTTACACAGATTTACATAATAAGGGCTTCAGATTTATGGCTACAAGATGTTTTTACAGTGACTATTCTTGTACAGATGCAGTGCTTGACAGGTCTATATCATAGACCTACTGTACCTACTGTAATATTGTTAAATGGTCTCATAGTCAACCTAGAGAGTAATCCCACAGGCCTGACCTCAGACGATCTTCATAGATGCTGCTTCATTTGAAGCATTTCCGCATTTCTTGTTTGCGGATCCCTGGATCATGAATTTCCTAAATGGCTAAAGAACCGAGAGGGACCTACTTGTTCTCACCGTGTCGGCGTGAGGGTTGAGTGAGTCACTGTCACTTTAAAGTTAGGAGGGACCGCTGAACAGGAAAGCGCTACAGGCGCCCCTCCGGTTTCAGTTCGCCAGTCCTACGTTCTTTGGGTGCTACATGTTACTCTGGGTAGCCTCCAGAAAAATTCGTAACTTTGGAAGTAACTCTTTAGGCGCTTTACTTTACGGTTTTAACAATTCAAGCGGACGCTGGAATTCAAATCGAAACCGAAACCAAAACCTTTGAACTCTGAAACTTCCATAAAGTTCTATATCGGATGGTAAGCGCCTTAGGTACGTTTCCAACTTAGTTGTCTTCTGCTTCCAGAAAAATTATGGATAGGTTTAATGTTATGTTGCTGCAAATATCCGACCGACTTGGAAGTGATAGCATTTCGAGACTAAAATTTTTGTGTAAAGACAAAATTGGGAAGAAAAAAACCGAAGACATCACAAGAGGGATCGAGCTGTTTGAGTACTTGATGGAGAGGGCAGAAATTGGGCCTGGCGACACGGTATTTCTACGCCAACTTCTCATCGACATCGGTCAGCAGACTGTGGCAGAAATAATCGATAACTATGAAAGAGAAGCGAGCATCGCCAAGCTGCCAGATGAAACGGAGCAAGGTTAATCACTTACCAACATGCCAAATGACCACTCACTCAATGTTTTCAGTTCACAGTGCCAGTGAATAGTTAAAACAGGTTAAACAGAGCATTGACTGGGGCTTTtggttacatttttatgttaccaaagggaaaaaaagataaaagagcTCAAGGGCATAAATTTAAGTTAAGTTATCTTGCATTTGTATAGAAGCTTTCCTAATTAACAAATGTACACAAGTACTTCGTATCAAGTAAATTACTGCGGTTTTACTTAAAATTCAGTATAAAGGAGCCAAACAAAGTCCATTCCGTAATTCTCTCGTTTTGATTGCCTTACATTCGCTTGTTCGTTATATGaggtctgtgtctctgttgcAGTGAAAATCAGCTGCGCCACGGACGTATTAGTTGATCAGCTGGGAAAGAAGTGGATGCAGTATGGACGAAAGCTTGGCATCAGCGACAGCAAGCTTGAAGGCATACAGGAGAAGCATCCTCGCAACCTGGAGGAGCAGGTTAGAGAGCTGCTCCGAGAGTGGAAGAAGACGCGCAAAGCTGAGGCCAGGGTGGACGACCTGCTCAAAGCACTGCGCGCATGCAGCCAGAACTACACTGCCGATCTTGTGGAGAAAAAACTCCAGAATCTCTGTATGCAGTGAAAGTTTCGGCGACGTTTGACCTCCGGCAACTTTCCCCGAGCGTCTGGTTGTACCTAGAAGCTGATGTATTGGGTTGCTTTGGCCAATTGTTCAGCAAAATGCAAGGCACTTTAACTTTGGGATATGTTAAAAGCGTTATTAAAATGGCTTACTGCGGGACTTAAGTGTGTGGGTTGCTTTACTCAGGTACTTTGGGGTTGGGGGAAATCtcagtgtatttaaatatgcataatGTGAATCGATTCTGTTTACAAAAATACTTGTTTACTTTttgtattatacatttaaaagattttaaaagtatataaacAGTATATGCAATAATAAATAGAAGAGCTCCTTTAAATCTGAAGCATTGAGCTTTTCATTGGAAATTGTAATTGATTGGGAGACCCACATCCCTGAAACAATTTACTCTtgtacaatatataataaaggAATAAAGTGATTGTTTTATGTCTGTCATTGTCTACAGATTTACACACCACTTACTGATGTTGATACCCTTTGTCTGTAGTAGTGCAGaggtgtttgattttttttaaatcctgttGACACCTGTGCTTTACAATAGTCTAGGCAGTCCAGAGAACAATATGAACATTACATGGGTATTTATTACTGCAATATTAGATTTGCAGTACTACTATCACAGACAGCTAAAAGTTACAAATAAGCCCTCTAACCAGTTTTCCAGTGTGCTGTGAGAATTCTGACCCATCGCAGACATGCCAGATGAGTTTTCTGTGAACACTGATAAATCATGGCATTAAAATGATCCATGTAAGTAATACTGGCCAACATACAAACTTAAGCCATGAttaaaagcagagaaaaatacTAAATTTCCCAAAGACATATCTAGACATTCCACTATAAAGGAAATGTAATAAAGTTATGTAGAGAGTAGCTCCCTTCTGAATCCTGTAAATCCCCAACATGTTCCATCATGATCCAATAAACTGGAGTGATCTCACAAAATACATCTTAAGAAACACCAAGCATACCTGTAGCTGCAAATGTTGGGCCCTCAAAATGTAGGAAATAGATAATAGTCAGGTATAAACATgttcaaaaatgaaaattaagcTTACCTTAATGGATGGAAGGGAAATACTCTTAACAGGTCAGGTAAATAGAGGCACATTGCACAAGCTGCACCATATCCTACCTTAACTTGAATCAGAATTGTCATGGCATGTTGAACGCTACTCGCCATAGAGCACTTTACTTAGAGTAAACAGAATAGATGTGTAGAATTTACACAAGAAATCTACAGCGTGTGATTCAACTACATTTACACTTCCTCCTGAAGGTGAATACACtatgtgcaaatatacaaatacagtaCTGGACTAAACAGTTAGTATAGTGTTAAATAAGTCGAGCTGATCACActttctgaaacatcctgtaGGATGAGCCGAACGATACAGATGGAGCAGACGATGTTTGCTCTGTTAGTTCTGAGAGTACGAGTTGTGTTATTTGTCCCTGGGGTGCAATCTTAGCCAGGCATCTTACAGATGGAGCGCTGCAGGTATTCAGGAATGGTACCTGATTGGGAGAGGCGGTAAGAGAGGTGTTTACCGAGGTCAGGGtgcattttaattgctttagTGGTGCTGAAACAACCTGCTTCCCTTCAGCTTCTTGGCCTTGCTACCCTTTGTCTAGCTGCAAAAATGTAAACTAGATCTGTAAACTTCAAGTGCTGTTATTAATgtacagagagcagagaaaacaggaaaCCTAAAAGCATCAGATGTGCTCTTCACTGTTGGATGGGATATTAGATGGAATTATTGTAACTCATAGCGGTTTGTTAAGAACAAGGCTGAAATGGAGTTTATTAATGATTATGTGGATGTATCTGTAGCTAGTTGATTGACTGTGGACCTTTAAGATCATTACTAGCACAGACATTCTTAAACTGAAGGTCTACAACCAGTTCACATATTTACTGTGTTCCAGCTCCCATTGCACCTTATAATAAAGATCTCTGTATTAAGAACAAGCAATGCAAATTGAATCATTTGAGTTTGAattgctataaaaaaaaaattcattcagTCTAAAATGATCTttagtgtaaatatttgtttactaTTCTTTAATAATTTAAGCAGATAttggtcaaaaataaatatatgcacagTATACTTTAGCCTACATGTAATTTATTATATACAACAGGAACTGGAAGTGAAATTAGTGTATGTTTCTCACTTTACACTTTTAAGGTAATAGGCTTCTGTAAGAAATTAAAGGGGAGAATTGATATTTTGAGTTACTTTAACACTCCGTCAACCTCTATAATGTCATTTTTACTCATGTGGGGTGTGGCATATCCGGACACATGGATTTGGTCTTGGTACAATGGTTGGCAACCTGCCACTCTTAATCTTCGTGAAGCAGCACTACCTCTAGAGTAAACAGGGTTACAGTGGAACACTCCTGCCGATTGGATCCCTGAGTCAGCAGACACTACGTATTATAGATCAAGGCCTATCCTAGATTATTCCTGTATGCATCGCTAAGGAAGAACAGAAGCTAGTAGCCACCCGTTAGCAATTATGTCATTTGTATTCGTGCAACCTTAGCAGCACTGGTGCTTTTGTCTGAATTTCTTGCAGCCACACCCTTGTCCTTGATGGAAAAATATCAACCTTGCCTCTTTCCCACCATACACCTGTGTATGTGGGCTCTGGCACACGAATGATGCCACGGTGCCACTTGCATTCATCCCACAGCTCTGGCGTCCTTTTGTGCTTTTTGAGCTCGGCCCTTCACAGCAATGTaatgaacatttttttgtttcttttgggtGGAGCTAGGGCATGAGCAGTTTTAGTGGTTTATCTTAAGGCAGTTGCTGCCCTTGTTTGTAAAAGTAAGCAAATCATTAGTACCTTTCAGTGCATAGGCCTGGCTAATTTGAaatcaaaatgaacattttcttatttttggaCAGTTCAAGCATGTCCTTCCAAATCAGATTTATTAAATTGTAATTTAATAAACAGCTAAATGCTAAATCTTCCAAACAATGCTCAATATGTCAGTTGCCCCTAAACCTTAGTTTGGGGCCAGATTGGTCCGTATGTGGTCAGGCCAGCTTAGGCCACCATGATAACCACCCGCCTATTGAAGCATGTGGGAAAGCTCCAGTGTGAGCACTTCTGCTGAATGTGTCTGTCCTTTGGAACCATTTGTGCTGGTTTGATTGGGCATGCAAATTACCCATGACAGTTTTTGTGATGCTGgaaaatgaactaaaaaaatgtttaaatctcaTACATTCCCAGGGGCACAGGTGGTTCTACAGCCAATAGTAAACTCTGTAAGGGGGTTTGATGTATtaggaaatacattttttgtgagTACTGAGAAAATGTCAAACGTGAGTTTTCaatagatttaaaaatgtttagttaataaaacaaacattcaacattaaactaCTTTCCATTCTCACTTATCTTATACAATACAAAGTTATGTTATATTACTCTTTCCTTTCCCCAAACACTGATGGGGAAAATTAAGAAATTTTGGCAGACTTAACATTATTTTGAACTTGAGTGTCCTTTGTTTAATGACTTCCAACCATGCAAAATCAAAGGTCAACATTCCAGCAATATACGCTCAACCACAGATGGTGGAGGTGTTTAACTGCACAGTGCTAATCGCGTTTCCTCCAATTCCTGGATGACGTCCAATCCACTCAAATTGTGCACCAAGATGATTCGACACACACCACTGATTCCCTGAACCCTCCTGAGACATGAAGACAATGGTCAGTTCATGTGCGTTTATTTGGATTTTATATTGATTAGTATAGGATGTTCCAGTAGTTATAATACAAATCCTTATTCAGAGCTCTGCAGGCCAGAACATCAAAAACTGATTAATTCTTCTTACACATAGAAGAAATATATcctctgactgacacacacacacacacacacacacacacacacacacacacacacacacacacacacacacagcaggcaaacatacacacacatgcagacctCCCCTGCTGTGCAGTTTGCCAATCGAATAAGTCAAAGTCATTTCTATTTAGTCTATTACGTTTGGCGGAAAAAGGAAGTTTTAGTCtccaattaaaaacaaaaaattaatttaaaaaaacttaaaaGGTCTATTTGACTTTGGAACTCCTTTCCAAAAACAGAAATTACTTTAACATTTGGAAATTCAAAGGATGATAAAGGCCCTCTACCCATTTTGATTTATATATGTCTTTTCTGTACAAATCCacattaaatctatgaaaaATACCATTCACACTTCAATGAAAGGTTAGAAAAATGCATATGCTTTGTAGTCAGTATCAGGAACCCTACTGAAGCTCATCTTCTTATGACTTATAACTAGCATCTCTGCATAACCAGCCAAAGAAATTCATCCTAAGTTTCACCCAAGTGTCCTTGGCTGCCAAACATATTAAAGGAAACAATATGCACATGCCAACAAACGAACATTGGCCAAAACATGAATTCAAAGGAAAGCGAAGCAAATTTGATCCgatcaaaaataaatacttgaAATTAATGCGATAACTGACTAAAAAGACGACTGTGCAGGAAAGAAGTTACAGTAATCATCTGCTCTCCCAGTAACCTGTCATAGAGACACCCCATGTTTCTCTCCATGCAGTAGGTTAGGGTAAGCCAAAGGGTCAGCCTGGTGGCTAGTGCTACTGGTGATGCTACAGGAGACCTCCAGCTGTGTTCTGCTTTCCTCTCCGATGTCGTCCAGTGAAGGCTCTGTACCGGTAGCATCTCTGACAAAAGCGGAAGGATCTGAGTAAAAGATGGCAACGTGATCCTTATTGCTCTGGTCTGTCGACAAAGAGTTCTGAACTTCTGAGCTTCCATAGCTCTGGGAGGTTGTGGCCTCTGTGTGGCTGCCACTCCCACaacttcctttttgttttgtttgtcttattCCATTTGGTGTGGCCTCCTTGAGGAGGGGTGGTGGGCATCACCTATGGACGGGGCTGGTCATCGTGAACCAATGACCTGGACGTAGTTAGCAGGGTAAAGGCCCACCGCACCGGTTTCCAGCTGCCCTTTACACCAGCCCTGCTCGTCCTCTTCCTCGAGTTTCAGCAGCTCATCCCCTGcaacacaccagcaatgatgcAGAGATTACTCACATGTGTAAAACGCAGTATCAGCCAGGCCTAGAGTTGGTCAAAGTATAGGACAACAGTGGTTCCATTGCGAACCACTATTTGTTAAACTATGTTtggaaaataacatttgaaaacTATGTGGGTAAAACAAAGTCACCACCAGGTGGCAGACAGCGGCACTGTTCACTCTGCAATCAAGCTTGTGCCACGAATCATGATGCTACCATTACGTGAAGATGATCATGGTTCCAATGAATCCTCTAGAGAACGTGAATGTCACCTGAAGCCAAACAACCGCTATAAAAATCCCAGGGTATCTGTCATTCTGCTCTGGTAACGTTAGAACAACAAACCCTCCAAAAACTAAT
It encodes the following:
- the fadd gene encoding FAS-associated death domain protein isoform X1, with amino-acid sequence MDRFNVMLLQISDRLGSDSISRLKFLCKDKIGKKKTEDITRGIELFEYLMERAEIGPGDTVFLRQLLIDIGQQTVAEIIDNYEREASIAKLPDETEQVKISCATDVLVDQLGKKWMQYGRKLGISDSKLEGIQEKHPRNLEEQVRELLREWKKTRKAEARVDDLLKALRACSQNYTADLVEKKLQNLCMQ
- the fadd gene encoding FAS-associated death domain protein isoform X2; translation: MVSALDKIGKKKTEDITRGIELFEYLMERAEIGPGDTVFLRQLLIDIGQQTVAEIIDNYEREASIAKLPDETEQVKISCATDVLVDQLGKKWMQYGRKLGISDSKLEGIQEKHPRNLEEQVRELLREWKKTRKAEARVDDLLKALRACSQNYTADLVEKKLQNLCMQ